One Echeneis naucrates chromosome 1, fEcheNa1.1, whole genome shotgun sequence DNA segment encodes these proteins:
- the ints12 gene encoding integrator complex subunit 12 isoform X2, with the protein MWQQNSCFYLFFFYVMDSTCLMGFVLKWPQVCFLLNLLQSTVLFVVKAMAGPVSLELDPIFLKGLSYLHSKSKDSAEKLKALLDESLARGSDSSYRSSQKDIEVSKGSVPKLSLSKQDSKSSSNSSSSSSSNSSSKASSEKSKKEAEKRPPEKVKVDLAEVDPPKKPRLEKQENRASPITVQTSKDLLSNMNDNDETNADDFAMEMGLACVVCRQMTVTMGNQLVECQECHNLYHQDCHKPQVTDKEVNDPRLVWYCARCTRQMKRMVRKTQKPPQKPSPASASSAPVVKDTLVKKAELKSKPDTASTFQAFKRTEVKASTTSANPTSSSTSSSGSGLTGWAAFGAKTNPSIPPGSKLGSLGPSGSSKTLAAPSGQKPVGLSGLAGAKSGLGGSKVPSGGSGNGSSQVPLKPPPPLTLGKQPLSRSSSSENQGKGSASSGASSPSSSQASAGGNGGNNSGGNGNNGNGSKAAPGDKAPTSQESQLNAMKRLQLVKKKAAQKKLKK; encoded by the exons ATGTGGCAGCAAaactcttgtttttatttattttttttttatgttatggaCTCAACTTGTTTAATGGGATTTGTGTTGAAATGGCCACAGGTGTGTTTTTTGCTGAATTTATTGCAAAGCACTGTTCTATTTGTCGTTAAAGCCATGGCTGGACCTGTAAGTCTGGAGTTAGATCCCATCTTCCTAAAGGGGTTGAGTTATCTGCACTCCAAAAGTAAAGACTCAGCTGAGAAACTCAAAGCTTTACTAGATGAGTCCCTTGCAAGAGGAAGTGATTCATCTTACCGCTCTTCACAAAAA GACATCGAGGTGTCCAAGGGGTCTGTGCCAAAACTGAGTTTAAGTAAACAAGACTCCAAGTCCTCTTCAAATTCCTCATCCTCCAGCAGTAGCAATAGCAGCAGCAAAGCCAGCTCAGAAAAAAGcaagaaagaggcagagaagaggcCCCCTGAGAAG GTCAAGGTCGACTTGGCAGAGGTCGACCCTCCAAAAAAGCCTCGTTTGGAGAAACAGGAGAATCGGGCCTCTCCGATTACCGTTCAGACGAGCAAAGACCTCTTGTCAAACATGAATGACAACGATGAGACCAATGCTGATGACTTTGCTATGGAAATGGGCCTAGCTTGTGTGGTTTGCAG ACAAATGACAGTCACTATGGGAAACCAGTTGGTGGAGTGCCAAGAGTGCCATAATCTGTATCACCAGGACTGTCACAAACCCCAGGTGACAGACAAAGAAGTTAATGACCCAAGGCTTGTGTGGTATTGTGCCCGCTGCACCAGGCAAATGAAACGTATGGTGaggaaaa CCCAGAAACCTCCACAGAAGCCATCTCCTGCATCTGCATCGTCAGCACCTGTAGTAAAAGACACACTGGTGAAAAAGGCAGAGCTTAAATCCAAACCTGACACAGCCAGCACCTTCCAAGCCTTCAAAAGGACCGAAGTGAAG GCGTCCACAACATCAGCCAATCCCACTAGTAGCAGCACTTCATCTTCAGGCAGTGGTCTTACAGGCTGGGCTGCATTTGGCGCCAAGACAAATCCTTCTATTCCTCCAGGCTCCAAACTGGGTTCTTTAGGTCCAAGTGGTAGCAGCAAGACCTTGGCAGCTCCCTCTGGGCAGAAACCTGTTGGGCTGTCTGGGTTAGCTGGGGCCAAGTCAGGACTTGGAGGTTCCAAAGTACCCAGTGGAGGCAGTGGAAATGGCTCCAGCCAGGTTCCTCTGAAACCTCCTCCACCCCTCACCCTAGGTAAACAGCCACTGAGCCGTTCATCAAGCAGTGAAAATCAAGGTAAAGGCTCTGCTTCATCCGGGGCCAGCTCCCCAAGCAGCTCCCAGGCCAGTGCAGGAGGGAACGGAGGCAATAATAGCGGGGGTAATGGGAACAATGGGAATGGGTCAAAGGCTGCACCAGGGGACAAAGCACCAACATCTCAGGAGTCTCAGCTTAATGCCATGAAACGGTTACAACTGGTGAAGAAGAAGGCAGCACAGAAGAAACTCAAGAAATGA
- the ints12 gene encoding integrator complex subunit 12 isoform X3 — protein sequence MAGPVSLELDPIFLKGLSYLHSKSKDSAEKLKALLDESLARGSDSSYRSSQKDIEVSKGSVPKLSLSKQDSKSSSNSSSSSSSNSSSKASSEKSKKEAEKRPPEKVKVDLAEVDPPKKPRLEKQENRASPITVQTSKDLLSNMNDNDETNADDFAMEMGLACVVCRQMTVTMGNQLVECQECHNLYHQDCHKPQVTDKEVNDPRLVWYCARCTRQMKRMAQKPPQKPSPASASSAPVVKDTLVKKAELKSKPDTASTFQAFKRTEVKASTTSANPTSSSTSSSGSGLTGWAAFGAKTNPSIPPGSKLGSLGPSGSSKTLAAPSGQKPVGLSGLAGAKSGLGGSKVPSGGSGNGSSQVPLKPPPPLTLGKQPLSRSSSSENQGKGSASSGASSPSSSQASAGGNGGNNSGGNGNNGNGSKAAPGDKAPTSQESQLNAMKRLQLVKKKAAQKKLKK from the exons ATGGCTGGACCTGTAAGTCTGGAGTTAGATCCCATCTTCCTAAAGGGGTTGAGTTATCTGCACTCCAAAAGTAAAGACTCAGCTGAGAAACTCAAAGCTTTACTAGATGAGTCCCTTGCAAGAGGAAGTGATTCATCTTACCGCTCTTCACAAAAA GACATCGAGGTGTCCAAGGGGTCTGTGCCAAAACTGAGTTTAAGTAAACAAGACTCCAAGTCCTCTTCAAATTCCTCATCCTCCAGCAGTAGCAATAGCAGCAGCAAAGCCAGCTCAGAAAAAAGcaagaaagaggcagagaagaggcCCCCTGAGAAG GTCAAGGTCGACTTGGCAGAGGTCGACCCTCCAAAAAAGCCTCGTTTGGAGAAACAGGAGAATCGGGCCTCTCCGATTACCGTTCAGACGAGCAAAGACCTCTTGTCAAACATGAATGACAACGATGAGACCAATGCTGATGACTTTGCTATGGAAATGGGCCTAGCTTGTGTGGTTTGCAG ACAAATGACAGTCACTATGGGAAACCAGTTGGTGGAGTGCCAAGAGTGCCATAATCTGTATCACCAGGACTGTCACAAACCCCAGGTGACAGACAAAGAAGTTAATGACCCAAGGCTTGTGTGGTATTGTGCCCGCTGCACCAGGCAAATGAAACGTATG GCCCAGAAACCTCCACAGAAGCCATCTCCTGCATCTGCATCGTCAGCACCTGTAGTAAAAGACACACTGGTGAAAAAGGCAGAGCTTAAATCCAAACCTGACACAGCCAGCACCTTCCAAGCCTTCAAAAGGACCGAAGTGAAG GCGTCCACAACATCAGCCAATCCCACTAGTAGCAGCACTTCATCTTCAGGCAGTGGTCTTACAGGCTGGGCTGCATTTGGCGCCAAGACAAATCCTTCTATTCCTCCAGGCTCCAAACTGGGTTCTTTAGGTCCAAGTGGTAGCAGCAAGACCTTGGCAGCTCCCTCTGGGCAGAAACCTGTTGGGCTGTCTGGGTTAGCTGGGGCCAAGTCAGGACTTGGAGGTTCCAAAGTACCCAGTGGAGGCAGTGGAAATGGCTCCAGCCAGGTTCCTCTGAAACCTCCTCCACCCCTCACCCTAGGTAAACAGCCACTGAGCCGTTCATCAAGCAGTGAAAATCAAGGTAAAGGCTCTGCTTCATCCGGGGCCAGCTCCCCAAGCAGCTCCCAGGCCAGTGCAGGAGGGAACGGAGGCAATAATAGCGGGGGTAATGGGAACAATGGGAATGGGTCAAAGGCTGCACCAGGGGACAAAGCACCAACATCTCAGGAGTCTCAGCTTAATGCCATGAAACGGTTACAACTGGTGAAGAAGAAGGCAGCACAGAAGAAACTCAAGAAATGA
- the ints12 gene encoding integrator complex subunit 12 isoform X1: protein MWQQNSCFYLFFFYVMDSTCLMGFVLKWPQVCFLLNLLQSTVLFVVKAMAGPVSLELDPIFLKGLSYLHSKSKDSAEKLKALLDESLARGSDSSYRSSQKDIEVSKGSVPKLSLSKQDSKSSSNSSSSSSSNSSSKASSEKSKKEAEKRPPEKVKVDLAEVDPPKKPRLEKQENRASPITVQTSKDLLSNMNDNDETNADDFAMEMGLACVVCRQMTVTMGNQLVECQECHNLYHQDCHKPQVTDKEVNDPRLVWYCARCTRQMKRMAQKPPQKPSPASASSAPVVKDTLVKKAELKSKPDTASTFQAFKRTEVKASTTSANPTSSSTSSSGSGLTGWAAFGAKTNPSIPPGSKLGSLGPSGSSKTLAAPSGQKPVGLSGLAGAKSGLGGSKVPSGGSGNGSSQVPLKPPPPLTLGKQPLSRSSSSENQGKGSASSGASSPSSSQASAGGNGGNNSGGNGNNGNGSKAAPGDKAPTSQESQLNAMKRLQLVKKKAAQKKLKK, encoded by the exons ATGTGGCAGCAAaactcttgtttttatttattttttttttatgttatggaCTCAACTTGTTTAATGGGATTTGTGTTGAAATGGCCACAGGTGTGTTTTTTGCTGAATTTATTGCAAAGCACTGTTCTATTTGTCGTTAAAGCCATGGCTGGACCTGTAAGTCTGGAGTTAGATCCCATCTTCCTAAAGGGGTTGAGTTATCTGCACTCCAAAAGTAAAGACTCAGCTGAGAAACTCAAAGCTTTACTAGATGAGTCCCTTGCAAGAGGAAGTGATTCATCTTACCGCTCTTCACAAAAA GACATCGAGGTGTCCAAGGGGTCTGTGCCAAAACTGAGTTTAAGTAAACAAGACTCCAAGTCCTCTTCAAATTCCTCATCCTCCAGCAGTAGCAATAGCAGCAGCAAAGCCAGCTCAGAAAAAAGcaagaaagaggcagagaagaggcCCCCTGAGAAG GTCAAGGTCGACTTGGCAGAGGTCGACCCTCCAAAAAAGCCTCGTTTGGAGAAACAGGAGAATCGGGCCTCTCCGATTACCGTTCAGACGAGCAAAGACCTCTTGTCAAACATGAATGACAACGATGAGACCAATGCTGATGACTTTGCTATGGAAATGGGCCTAGCTTGTGTGGTTTGCAG ACAAATGACAGTCACTATGGGAAACCAGTTGGTGGAGTGCCAAGAGTGCCATAATCTGTATCACCAGGACTGTCACAAACCCCAGGTGACAGACAAAGAAGTTAATGACCCAAGGCTTGTGTGGTATTGTGCCCGCTGCACCAGGCAAATGAAACGTATG GCCCAGAAACCTCCACAGAAGCCATCTCCTGCATCTGCATCGTCAGCACCTGTAGTAAAAGACACACTGGTGAAAAAGGCAGAGCTTAAATCCAAACCTGACACAGCCAGCACCTTCCAAGCCTTCAAAAGGACCGAAGTGAAG GCGTCCACAACATCAGCCAATCCCACTAGTAGCAGCACTTCATCTTCAGGCAGTGGTCTTACAGGCTGGGCTGCATTTGGCGCCAAGACAAATCCTTCTATTCCTCCAGGCTCCAAACTGGGTTCTTTAGGTCCAAGTGGTAGCAGCAAGACCTTGGCAGCTCCCTCTGGGCAGAAACCTGTTGGGCTGTCTGGGTTAGCTGGGGCCAAGTCAGGACTTGGAGGTTCCAAAGTACCCAGTGGAGGCAGTGGAAATGGCTCCAGCCAGGTTCCTCTGAAACCTCCTCCACCCCTCACCCTAGGTAAACAGCCACTGAGCCGTTCATCAAGCAGTGAAAATCAAGGTAAAGGCTCTGCTTCATCCGGGGCCAGCTCCCCAAGCAGCTCCCAGGCCAGTGCAGGAGGGAACGGAGGCAATAATAGCGGGGGTAATGGGAACAATGGGAATGGGTCAAAGGCTGCACCAGGGGACAAAGCACCAACATCTCAGGAGTCTCAGCTTAATGCCATGAAACGGTTACAACTGGTGAAGAAGAAGGCAGCACAGAAGAAACTCAAGAAATGA